Part of the Diceros bicornis minor isolate mBicDic1 chromosome 17, mDicBic1.mat.cur, whole genome shotgun sequence genome is shown below.
TATGGGTATAGCACTTCTTGGGTTTTGAGCTCATGAAAAATCTCTGATCCCGTTCCCCAGTCTGCAAAGGCTCCAGGCTCTGTCCCTAGTCGCCTCTGCACACCAAAGCTGTACCAATCACAAAGATCTGAATTTATCTCCAGGGTATCCAAGGGCTGCTCCAGTGCTTATTAACCTCAGGACCTTGTGCTTCTGCTTCCTTCATAATCTCAACAGATTTCTCTACTTTCCCTGAAGGTTCATCCAATCATTTCAAAAGAGATTTTCATATTTCatcaagcttttaaaaatattatgtagcTGAGGTCATATTGTCAGAAAGAGAAGTCTCATTCAAGTAATTTTTCAGAAGTCTTTTGCGTTTTCTAGGTACACAAACATATCATCAGCAAACAAACGcaattcttcttttctaatatttacaTAACTTACTTCATTTCCTTATCTTACTGAGTTTGTTGAAACCTCCAAAACAACAGACAGTCCCTGCCTTGTTACCAAGTTCATTTACATTGATGGCTTGCTCTTAGTTTTTAGTCAAGAAACATTTTATCTTGAAGTAATTAAATGCATCCATTTGGTCCTTTTATGGCAATTTTTATTGAtctagaaaattatccttttattcTAATTTTCTAACTTATTGGTGAGGAGCTGAAAATAGAATcctattgtaatttttttaatttaccctTTTTTGTTCCTATTATAGTTTATTGGtgtatttcctctctttttttttcccttgaacacTCTGCAGAAGGCTAcctattatattctttttctcaaagaaccagtggTTTTTCATGCCTGATGTATGTATAGTGCATATAGCAATgtttataatacatttaaaatgaaagtaaatgttTCTGGGGGTTAAATCACTGCTGTATTTTCAtaatcaaaattctttttttttttttttttgtgaggaagatcagctctgagctaacctccatgccaatcctcctctttttgctgagggagactggccccgggctaacatccgtgcccatcttcctccactttatatgagacactgccacagcatggcctgacaagcagtgcatcagtgcatgcccgggatccgaacccaggctgccagcagcagagcacacacacttaaccactacggcatggggccggcccctcaaaattcatttttaagagCATTTCTGTGTCAGTAAGTATACTAGGTATTATCAAGAATCCcacattctttcctcttcttgctATAGTGAATGGCAAGCAgcaaattattattttcatttaactttgTCAGCCCAACAAGAACAAAATATATTGTTTGAAAAGCTTTGATTAACAGTGCTATTCAAAGGACACAATAAAAATGGAAGAACTCTAGGTCATATATTAACTAAACAGATTGAGCAATGGGACTAACTAATCCATTGGAAATGAACTAGACATAACCTAACACTCAGTaaaataaagctgatataaacCTCTCCTTATTTCTAATATACAATTCCAGTTAACATCTGGTTATGTTTTGAGATGTGCAAAAACATTATCCATTCTGGCAGTTTACTACGTACCTGTTTTTCATCAGccttatttctcttttcaattggGGGTCATCTGTCTTAGTTGTCTGAGATGTAAGAGTCACAGGAGATGTCATCACCACAGTTTGTGGCAGCGAAGTAGCTGAAGGTGTGGTACGGATCTGGTATGTCTGCATATCTCCTGATGCAGCTGTGTGGTCAAAAGAACGAGTTAATTCATAAGTGTCTTTGAAAGTACTTTAGGATGCTTTCCATAGACATTTATGCATACTTACTTTGTACAACCACCTGGTTGCTGGGCACAAGTATTTGCTGTCCATCAGAGGTCTGTGCATACTGGAGAATTGTTGTACCTTGCTGAGTACTGCCTGAATTTGTCATGGTTAATGTCTGAAGTCCCTGTACTCCATCTGTGCCTGGACTGGCCAGCTGTAAGGCTCCATTTGGGGCAATGGCAACTTTAACCAAAGAGAGAACATAGCTATTGTAAGGCTATACAATACACTAATTGCAAAGGACTggtgaaaaaaacaaacactgctTATTAAAATAGGTTTGAATGCAGTTCCACTTGATAACTATTGATGACTTTGGGTAAGCTATATGTAAAAGAAATACATGGCATTTCTTCATAAAATTTTATAGTTCAGCTGTACTAATCTTAAATTTAGACTCAAATTGTCCAATATAACTGATTGGTCAAAACACATTTTTGGATCTATGGAGCACTCCATGCTAATTGCTAATGTTGTCACAGAAGTTCTGGGGGCATCAGAAGAGGGCACCAATGGCtaacttttaaaggaaaaataaggagaaggaaacattaacatagtttttaatttttattcaaaagaAGCATTAAAAAGATTGTAACTTAAGAATATTTTTGGGGGccgggtggcttagcggttaagtgcgcgcgctccgctactggcagcctgggttcggatcctaggtgcgcaccaacacaccgcttgtccggccatgctgaggccatgtcccacatacagcaactagaaggatgtgcaactatgacatataactatctactggggctttggggagaaaaagagaaaaaaaaaaggaggaggattggcaatagatgttagctctgagccggtcttcctcagcaaaaagaggaggattggcatggatgttagctcagggctgatcttcctcacacacacacacacacacaaaaaaagaatatttttgaatAGATAAGTGTGCCTatgggaaaaaattcaaataggaTGAAAGGTTacataatgaaaaaagaaatcttcatactgtttctTAGCTCCACTTTCTAGCGGTAACCACTGTTAAACATATTAAGTGTTATTTActtaagtgatattttaaaaatgtaatgtatTCAGTCACCTCCTAAGCAAAAATCACCAATAAAGTTAAGTCATCAGAAAGCCACTATATAGATCACATTACTAAGCTCTTCACATGAATTTTTCACTCAATTATACTTATGTTAATGTTTTCCCCTCAAACCTTAAATGAAACACCCATAAGGCATGACCAAATAGAAAACATTTCAGCATTATGCAGTTCCCACATAATAAATCCCTTAAGAATCGAACGCCTCATCTCTGTACTCTCTTTTCAGACTATAATTACAcaacatttgtatttccttttatgcTTTGGCTACCAGGAAGCCAaaatacacgtgtgtgtgtgtgtgtgtgtgtgtgtgtgtgttttaaatgaaaataatttttttaggagCTTCTAATTACTCCTCCTCTACTGCCACACAACAAATATTCCCACATACTTTAATTTATATGACTTTAGAAGACATTAAAACTTTTTAGATGCAGAGATTTGTTTTTAACTTATATTAGCAATCACTTTCGATCTCCTTTCCCGCAACACacattacatacatatatatttatataaatatataaataaaataaaaagtaaaagtccCATTATCTATCCCTATTTATTCCACTGGCCACTCCCCACCCCATTCTTCCTAAACTTTTCCTATGCTCCCATAGattgatatattaatatatatcaaaatatgtttgtacacacatatgtatagatgtacatcttttcatgttaaaTGTATGTGATAATACAGAACTGATTTCATTTTTCAACATATCTTCCTGTTCTTGCTTAACATGCATATTTACCTGGTTGAATTTACTCTAAATTTGCACTGTCTGATATGGTAGCCATTGACCACATGTGGCTAGTTAAATTAACTgaaactaaacaaaataaaaaattaagttccTTAGTCTCACCagacacatttcaagtgctcaacagtcaCACACGGCCAGCGGCTACTGTACTGGAcaatgcagatatagaacatttccatcatcaagGAAGTTCTATTGGATCATGCTGCCCTAAATACTAGCTTGTATTGTACTTATTTCAATTATGACGTATGAAATATTGGCATAAGTGTCTATACAGTTTtcataattctaatttttaatgattttagaaTAATAAACCATATTAATatatcataaataatttttaacttgCTAACATGCtgccttaaaaatttttttttttttagaaacagTAATACATGTGtacggggggaaaaaaaattgtattgtttaaaatgaaagtaaaccTCCCAACTGCCTCTGATCTCTGCTCCCAAATGTCCTTCCTTGCAACCACTGTTCCCAGTTTCTTATGTGTCCTCACAGAGGTATTCTACATATATTCTTTACGTCATTTATTCATAACAAATTTTACTGaaagcctactatgtgccaggccttatGTGCCAAGGATACAGCTGTGAACAAGACAAAGTTCTTTCCCTTAAAGAATTTACATTCCTTGAGAAGAGACGATAAATAAACTAGTCTACATTACATACAATCTATAATTAAACTAATGTATACTTTTTTTGTAATTACATATAAatgccccccccctttttttttggtgaagatcggccctgggctaacacctgttgccaatcttcctctttttgcttgaggaagattgtccctgagctaacatctgtgccaatcttcctctattttgtatgtgggatgctgccacagcatggcctgatgagtggtgtaagtccacgcctaggatctgaacctgcaaaccccatgctgctgaagtggaatacatgaccttaaccactatgccactgggccagcccctaaatgctATAAAAAATATAGGAAAGTAAAGAAAACTAAAGGGAGGAGCAACATAGTTTAAAAAAGAGTGGTCTCTTTGAGGAGGTGACACAAGCATAGCAGGAGTGAGGATGCAAGCCACGTGAGGGTCTGGCAGAAGAACATGCCAGGCAGTAGGGATGACAACTCCAAAGATCCTGAAACAAGCTTCATGTGTTTGAAGAACAGCAAGAAAGTCTGTGTGAGCAGAATGCCATCAAGTGGCAGGAGATGAGCTCAGAGTGGTAGGCAAGGCCAGATCCTGAATGCAATGGCTTGTAGGACTTATTCTAAGTGTGATGGAAAGTCACTGGAGGATTTTGAGCAAGAGTGGtgtgatctaattgacattttgaGTAAATCACTTTGGTTGCAGTTTGGGAAACTGTGAGAGCAAGAATGGAAGCAAGATGACCAGCTGGAAGCCTACTGCAGTAATTCAGATGAGAGCGTAAACGAAGATGGCTGTGGTGATTGCAGATGGTGAGAGGTGGTCAGATGAGACATGTATTTTGTGGCAAGAGCCAATTAGACTTCAAGAGCAGGGATTAGGAGTGGAGGGAGAGATCATCTACAAATGGACAGCACAAGTGATTCTTGGGGTGATGGgattatatcttgattgtggtggtggttagaCAACTCCacgtatttgtcaaaactcatagactTATACCCCAAAGTAAGTGTATcatttacaagctgtgtgacttcagggaCATTATCTaactctctaagtctcagttccCTCATAAATTGGGAACTGCCTGACTCACAAAGTTGTTGtaaggagtaaatgagataatgctaaAAAAGTATTTTGCATTATTTCTGGCTCAAAATGTtatccttggggccagcccggtggcttagtggttaaattcgcatgctctgcttcagcggcccgaggattgcaggttcagatcctgggtgcggacctacacactgctcatcaagccatgctgaggcggtgtctcacatataaagtagaggaagatgggcatggatgttagccgagggccaatcttcctcagcaaaaagaaaaaaagcgttATCCTTTAGTAATCACCACTATTTGAAGTATGACAGTCCTTCTACAGACCACTTCTTTACAGGGAAAAGTTAGTTTTTGTGTGTCTATCATGTGGAAATTTATTCCTATACGTACTGTACTGTCCAGTGCTAGTCTGATAGATGGGAGTTGGAACAGACATAGAAGTAACAGCAGAAACTCCAGGGTTTTCTCCGTCTCCTTTTCTGCCCCGTGTGTCTTCAGAAGAtaggtctttcaaaatttttctgtgaaaaatagaACTCTATTAATGTTGGTAATGAGAACGGCTTTACAAAAAGAAATTGCTAAACCTTTTTCAATCTCAGGTTAAAAGTACAATAATCTACTAGACACCTCAACTGTTGTGTCAAGGAATCTTTTTGTTTAGCAAATACTATTATAATGATGTACTACAGGCTAATTATATTTTAGTTTATGACTACCTGAACACAAACATTGAACAAATACTCACACAGAGTACCTTTCAATGTAGAAGGCCCTTGTACAGATATGAAATATCTCTTTCCCCTATAGGAGAGACGGCTCCGTTGTGAGGTATTTCATTAATTAACAAGGTACTACTCATTTTCTACGTAGTGTCAGTGACCTTCATTAGAAggatcaaatttattttttcaacctTTAActctagagaagaagagaagccCACAGTtctcagaaagaaaacaagattaGAAATACTACCATAAAAATGCACCAAGTATCAGTAATAGATAAAACTGCTTATTTTAACAAGAAGTAAATATGATCCTACAGGTATCCCTCAGACTTGGTAAATGGGACTCATGACAGGAATAaggggatggaaaaagattcctTGCTGAAAAGAAAAGTCTTCCAAAACACAGTGGGGGTGAAGGAAGAAATAAGCATTATTTGTTTccgggaaaaaaagaaaagaaaaaaggaaatgtttaCTCAAGAATTCCATGTTCAatgtagaaaaatcagaaaaactgaAATACTCATgtgaaaacaacaagaaaaaagaatcacaaaggaaaaaaatcctttagCATTAAAAGGGACCTTTTGTGTTACCTATACCAACGTTCTAGCCCATGCAGGAATTCCCTAACGTTCCTAACAGCCTCTACTTCCAGGAATAAGGCATCTACAACTTCCAAAAAGCAAACCATTCAATTACTGAACAGTTAGAGCCCTTCCTTATTTAGACCCAAAGCTAGTGCCACCCAGTGAAGCTAGCGAAATTTAAGCTTAACCCTAATTCTATATCCATGCCCTACTTGGCAATATGTGACAACTGCTACAGGTCTTCTTTATTCGAGGCCAAATAATTTTAGTTCCTTCAGCTGTTGTACAACAACATGCTGAAGCTCCTTCTCCAGCTTGGTCTCCTTACTCTGGAGAGTCGTCCCACCAAGAGCTAACACACAGAAGTTCCACATAGAGAACAAAGGAGGTAGCAGTCCCATAGGACTCTGTTTTACGCATTTGTAGAATAGTCACGGTGGTTCCTAAACCTGCTTACATACTAGAATCATCTGGAGAGGTTTACTGAATCCAGATGAGTGAGCAGGTCAGGACAGAGCTCCAGAATCCATTTAACAAGCTGCCTCCATGGTCTTAATGCAGCCAATCTAGCATGAGACTATGGAATGCTGTGCccatttcttcttccattttagTTATGAAGCATTTTGAGCATaaagaaaagtacagaaaataaaacaCCTATGTACCATATACCAAGAATCAAAAGAtgctaatattttgccatatttgcttcagacATCTCATTTTTAATAGGAATAAAGTTACAGATACACCAAAATGTCGCCCCCCAATCCTTTGCCCTTCTCTTCTCCCCCATCAAGGAGCACCATTATCTAAAAGTGTTGTGTATCATTCCcatatattactttatttttactACATAGTATTTAGAGAGATTATTTACCATTGTTTTGTATTCTTCCTCATTCTCCTGACTTTAGGGAGCAGTCTTTCAGACTTCTCTTCTCTATCTGTATTCTTTTTGGCGATCTTATCTGTCCCACAGGCTTGAATATCCTGTGTATACTGATGACCCTTCAAATGATATTTCCCCAACCTCTCTCCTGAACTCCACACTCCTAAATCGAATTGTGTATTGAATACTTCCGTTCAATAAGCACCTCAAACTTAACACATCCAAAATCTAATGTCAGATATCCTTCCACCCCTGGCAGTCTTCCCTACTTCAATAAATATCAACTCCATTCTCCAAAAATTTCAGAGtcatcctctctctttctcataaCCTGTATCCAATTCATAAGCAAATCCCATTGTCTCtatcttaaaaatatatccaggggctggcccagtggtgtagtggttaagtttgtgtgctccgctttggcagcctggggttcgcaggttcagatcccagctgcagacctacacaccacttatcaagccatgctgtggcaggcgtcccacatataaagcagaggaagatgggcacagatgttagcccagggccaatcttcctcagcaaaaagaggaggattgacaatggatgttagctcagggctaatcttcctcacaaaaaaatatatatgtatgtatatatatatatatgtatatatatatatatatatccagaatTTTACTCACCCTCATCACTTTCACTGCTGCACCCCAGTCCATGCCACCACCACCTCTTGACTAGACAGTCTCAATAGCCTCTACAGGTCTTCCTTTAGTCTACCCTTCCCTTGCTACAGTCTATTCTCCACAGAGCAACCAgccatctttttaaaatgtcagtcaGATCAAGTCACTCATCTGCATGGCTCCCTATCTCAGAACAAATGTCATGGCCTACAAGGCCATAACTTGTCCCCTGTGACCTCTTCAACCTCAAGTCCCACCTCTCTTTATACTCA
Proteins encoded:
- the ATF1 gene encoding cyclic AMP-dependent transcription factor ATF-1 isoform X1, encoding MEDSHKSNTSETAPQPGSAVQGAHISQIAQQMSLRGSAPVTIVPLPGEQVQVQGVIQTAQSSVIHPPHVQTVSSLSESEESQDSSDSIGSSQKAHGILARRPSYRKILKDLSSEDTRGRKGDGENPGVSAVTSMSVPTPIYQTSTGQYIAIAPNGALQLASPGTDGVQGLQTLTMTNSGSTQQGTTILQYAQTSDGQQILVPSNQVVVQTASGDMQTYQIRTTPSATSLPQTVVMTSPVTLTSQTTKTDDPQLKREIRLMKNREAARECRRKKKEYVKCLENRVAVLENQNKTLIEELKTLKDLYSHKSV
- the ATF1 gene encoding cyclic AMP-dependent transcription factor ATF-1 isoform X2 yields the protein MEDSHKSNTSETAPQPGSAVQGAHISQIAQQVSSLSESEESQDSSDSIGSSQKAHGILARRPSYRKILKDLSSEDTRGRKGDGENPGVSAVTSMSVPTPIYQTSTGQYIAIAPNGALQLASPGTDGVQGLQTLTMTNSGSTQQGTTILQYAQTSDGQQILVPSNQVVVQTASGDMQTYQIRTTPSATSLPQTVVMTSPVTLTSQTTKTDDPQLKREIRLMKNREAARECRRKKKEYVKCLENRVAVLENQNKTLIEELKTLKDLYSHKSV